In the Acidaminococcales bacterium genome, GAACAAACAGCGGAAGGCGTCTGGGAGGAAACCCTGCGCCAGCTCATTGGGCGCAAAAAAGGGTCTTTGTACGCCTACGCCTTGAAGGGCCGGGCGGCAGAATTTACCGGCGATCGGCTCAGGGTAGAATTTGGCGACAGCCATTTTCTGCAAAAGCTGAAAAAAGATGAATACCTTAAATTGCTGGAAGAAATAATCTCCGGCATAACCGGGCGGCCGACAGCGCTGGAAATTGCCGGCGGCGCGCCAATAAAAGGCGCCCTGGCGGACGGGGAGCAGGAGCCGCCGCCCAGCGATTTTGCGCGGGCGGAAACGGAAGAACTGCCGGCGGCGGTAAAAGACGCGCTGGATGTGTTTGGCGGGAAACTTTGCAAAAAAAATGGATGAGGGGGCGCGGCGATGTTTGGCAACATGGGCAACATGCAGGCGATGGCAAAAAAAATGCAAAAAATGCAGTCCGATATGGCGAAAATGCAGGAGGAAATAAAGTCGCGCGAATTTGAAACCGCCGTCGGCGGCGGCGCGGTTTGCGTTACGGCCAGCGGCGGCAAAGAGCTGCTCAAGGTAAAGATCGACCCTTCGGCCTTAAACGAAGGCGACGCCGAGATGCTGGAGGACATGATAATAGCCGCCGTCAACGAAACGCACCGGAAAATAGACGAAACCCTGGAAAGGGAAATCAGCAAGATAACCGGCGGCATGAAACTGCCCGGCTTGTTGTGAGCGCGGGCCATGCGCATGATAAAATCTTTGAGCAGGCTGTACGAGCAGTTAAGAAAACTGCCGGGCGTTGGCTCAAAAACCGCTTTGCGCCTGGCCTATCACATCATGGACATGAGCGGGGACGAAGTCGCGGAACTGGCGCGCGCGCTCGTTGAAGCCAAAAAAGAAACGCGCTTTTGCGCGCGCTGTTTCAACCTGTCGGACGAAGAATTGTGCGAAATTTGCCGCCGGCCGGAGCGGGACGGCCGTACAATCTGCGTGGTTGAGCAGCCGCAGGACGTGGCGGCGCTGGAGCGCGGCGGAAAATACGGCGGGGTGTATCACGTGCTGCGCGGCGTTTTGTCCCCGATGGACGGCGTCAGCCCGGAACAGCTCAAGCTGCGGGAATTGATCGGGCGGATAAACGACGGCGATGTCCGCGAGGTGATCGTCGCGACCAATTCCGACATTGAAGGGGACGCTACGGCGGTTTACATCGCCAAGCTGCTTAAACCCTTGGGCGTAGAGGTAACAAGGATCGCGCACGGACTGCCGGCCGGCGGCGACCTGGAATACGCGGACGGGCTGACTTTGTCGCTGGCGCTGGAGAACAGGCGTAAAATGTAACCGCCGCTGGCCGGAAAAATTGACGGGGGAATGATTTTTTTGTCGGAACTGGCTGTTTTATTGTTGGCACTCGCGGCTCTGTTTGTTGTCGTGAAAATATTTTCCCTGCCCCTGCGCTTTATTTACAACGGGCTGATGGGCGCGGCGCTGCTTTGGCTGCTCAATATATTCGGCGCGGTCTTTGGCCTGTCGATCGGCATAACCGCCGTCAATTCGCTTGTCGCCGGTTTTTTCGGCGTGCCGGGGATAATTTTTCTTTTGGTTTATAAATATATTTTTTAATCGGGCATACTTGCGATATAATATATCTTGACCGGCGCCCGGGTCTGTGGTTGAAAATCGATGCCAGCCGCAGGCGAAACGATCCACGTAAGCAATTAAAATAATTGTGAGCATGGTGCGGTTTAGATGTAAGACCTGCCGGGCGGAAACGCCCGAGAGATTTAGTAGTGGGGAGCAAATGCTTAAGTAGCGAACTTTCCGGCAGGCGAGTGTGGGGCCAAAAACCAGGTCAGCCAGGCGCCGGCCTTTATATGGCCTCCGGCAACTGTTTGCCCCTTCCGATGTCGGGACAGTTATTTTCGTTATTCTTGCGCTCTTTTTACAAAGGGCGTTGACATATGCGACAACAGTATTATATACTCAACACAGCCGGCGTTTTCGTTGCGCCTGTAAACATTCAGTAGGAGGCTTAATTGTATGCGGGGAAAAGTAAAATGGTTCAGTTCGGAAAAGGGTTACGGCTTTATTCAAAGAGATGACGGAGGAGATGTGTTCGTTCACTTTTCAGCGATTCGAAGCGAAGGATTCAAGACATTGACCGATGGGCAGGAAGTCGAGTTTGAAGTAGTCGACGGCGATCGCGGCCCACAGGCGGCCAACGTGTTCGTCTGCTGATATAAGATGACGTAGGCCGGCCCTCTTCCGCTAAAACGCGCCCGTACGGTTAACGCGGACAAAAAAGCGGCAAGCCGGGGAATCCCTGACCGCCAATAAAGTACCTTTCTTCGCGGGAAATGGCCGCCGGGTACTTTTTGGCGGTTTGTTTTTTGCCGGCAAAAGCGCAAAACAAAGCCGGGCCGCGTTATGCGCCCAAATCCGATAAAAATTCCCCTCAAAGCGCCATGCGCTTTTCGGGGAACGCCTTTATTGCAATCGTTAAAAACAAACCCTGCCGAGCCATATTGAAAAAGTGCCCCGGCAAAACGAACCTTTGCGCTGTTTTCCGGCAAGCCGCATTTGGGCTTTTCCGGCGCCCCGGCCTTGTTTCGCTATATTGCCGGCCCTCCGGCATATTTTCAAAATTGTTCGCGCAGCCACATATCGGCTTTTTCCAAATCGCATGAAAAAGAAAGCATAAGCTCGCTCAGAAGTATCTGTTTGGCGGTGTTCAAAAGCCGCCGCTCGCCTGTGGAAAGTTTTTTGCACTTTTCCTGATTGACCAGCAGGCGCACCACATCCGCCACTTCAAAAATGTTGCCGCTTTTCAACTTTTTCAGGTACATATTAAAGCGCCGGTTCCAATTGGCGTGGCGCTGCTCTTCGGCGCTGGTGTCAACAAGCACCGTGCGGACCTTTCCCAGCTCGGACTGATCGATGACCGGCCTTACCCCCGCGTTGTCGGACCCGTTTACCGGAATCATTACCTTCATGTCGCCAAAGAGCATGCACAATACAAAATAGCTGCGGTTCTCACCATGAACTTCCCGCTCCTCAATCGCTTCGACAATACCGGCTCCATGCATTGGATAAACTACTTTGTCGCCTATGGCAAGCATAACTTTCCTCCTCCAAGGCTGCCTGCGGGCGGCACGCCGGCATACCGGCAAAACTTGCCGCCGCCTGAGCCTGGATCTATTGAACGGGAATTCATTGCGCAAAAGATGGGTTCTACTGCCGCTGGCCGTCAAATGGCCATTAAGCGGATTTTGTCAGAAATTGTCCGAATCAAAGCCAATGCCGAAACTGAATGTTATGGATTGGCTGCTTTGCGTTTACAGTTTTAATTTTAACATAACAATTGCAATAAGTCAAAGAAAGTTAATCGTATCACTTGCTATCATTAATGTCAACGCAATATTTTTCTGTCTTGCCTATTTTTATCGGTATTGGTATAATGTCAATAGCAAAATCAGGATGTTGCCGCGATCTTTTTGAATTTCCCGCAAAAACGCGGGCCGGCTTTGTCCTTGCGTTTGGCGGAAAATCCCGTGCCGCGCCTGTTTTTGCTTTGGCGAAGGTCAAGCCGCGAAGGAGTGCTTTGATATGTTTAGAAAAATTTTGCCAATGCTGCTTTGCTTTGTTTTGTTTTGCGGCGGGAGCGCCCTGGCGGAACAGGATCTGGAAGGGCGCGGCGCGGACGAATGGCTGGCCGCCTCCGAACGTCAAATCCACCTCGAAAGGTACGCCAACGCCATCAGCTGCGCTACCAACGCCATTATAATCAATCCCAAACTGGACAGGGCTTTTTTTCTGCGCGGCGTCAGCTACACGCATTTAGGCGTATATCACCAGGCCATCCGTGAATTCGCCGAAGCGATACGGCTAAATCCCAGCAACGGCCAATACTACGCCTGGCGGGCGGAGGCCCTTGTTGAAAGCCGCATCTATGACGAAGCGATAGCGGATTTGGACAAAGCGGTAAGTATGAATCCCAACCTTGCCGTCGTTTATCAAAAGCGCGGCTACGTCTACCTTTTGACGGAAAAGCACGCGGAGGCGATAGCGGATTTTGACCGGGCGCTCAGTTTAAATGCCAAGGATTACTGGTCTTATTACCAGAGGGCGGGATCCTGCTACGCGCTGGGACGAAAGCAGGAAGCGCTAAACAACTACAGGTCTTTCTTGGAATGTGCCCCGGATTATCTTAAGCAAAGTTACCGTGATTTTGCGCAAGCGCGCATAAAAGAATTAGAGGGAAACTGACGGCCGGGCAACCCGCAGCGGCCTTATAAGGGGAAAACCGTATGCTTAGCTGCGGCGATTGCCGCCGGCCGGATACGCTTGTCGCGTTCGACGTGGAAACTGCTACCGAAAAGTACGCCAGCGCCTGCGCGCTGTCCGTTGCCGTCATAAATGCCGGGGGAACCGTCGAGGAGCGAAAATATTGGCTGATCCGGCCGCCCTTCAACAGTTACAGTGCCTATAACATCCGCATACACGGCATAACTCCGCGCGCCACGTGGAACCTACCGGTCTTTGGCGAATTGTGGGAAAACATGCGCCCATACTTTGAGCGGCGCGACATAGTCGCGCATCACGCCGTGTTTGACGTGAATGTGCTGGCGGCTTGTCTTGAGGCGGCAAACCTGCCGCCGCCGGAGTGTTCCGTGTACTGTTCCTGCATAGCGGCGCGGCGCGCCCTTTCGCACCTTAAAAGCCACAAGCTCCCTGCGGTGTGCCAAGAACTTAAAATACCGCTGCCGCGCCATCATGACGCCGCTTGCGATGCCCTGGCCTGCGCGCTCATCGCCCATCGCTTGCGCGGCCGGGGGCTTTTGCGAATGAGTTGGGAAGAAGCGAAAAGCCATTCTTTTTACCGACGGGAGTTTAACAAGAAAAATGGCTGGAAATTTTAGCAAAAGAAAAGATGGTCGTAAAATACTTATGGCAAAAGGCATCATGCCGAAAATAATTTCCGTTCTGGTTTGTGCTGTTTTCTGGCTGGCCAAACCGGCTTTTGCGGACAAACAACTTGACGGCGAGTTTTTTTATGCCGTCAGCCAAGGCGATACGGCAAAAGTGGAGACGATGCTGGCGCAGGGCGCCGACCCCAACGCCCACAGCGGCGTGTCGGGTTTCAGCGCGCTCATGGCGGCTTGCCTGTTTTCCGACGACGCGTTGGCGCGCATTTTGGTGAAGGCCGGCGCCGACGTCAACCAGCGCACCCTTCAAGGGGAATCGGCGCTTTATTACGCCATTGTCCGCAACAACACCGAAATGGCCCTGATGCTATTGGAAAACGGAGCGCAGACGCAGATAAAAACCATTGCCGGCGACACTCTTTATCAGGCTGCCCGGCGCCATAACAATGCCCGCTTGATGACAGCTCTGGGCTGCGCCGAAAAAAATTCGCGGCTGGAAAATTACCCGCCGCTGGCCAATCGCACGTCGCTGTCCCTCCTTAACGAAAAAGACGAAGAAAACGCCCGGAACGAAGCGCTTTTGCTTGAGGCGGCGGACAGCGCCTACAAGCTGCTCGTCTATCCGCTCGGGTTTAACTATGTGCAAAACCTGCTGAACGAAATAGCGCTCAACAAGACGGCCGCGCCCAAAACGCTTTTGGTCACGCCCTATTCATTGCTTCGTTACACTTTCGCCTATGCGCAAAGGAGCGGCCGGCCGGCCGGCCGGGACGCAATCCGGCAGATACGCGAAAACAAGGAAATAGCCTGGCTTTGGGTGGAACCGGGCGAACGGCATCCCCACATTGAACGGGTTACGCTTAAAGCCGGCAAAAACGAATACCAGCCTTTGTCCAGAACCTTTTATACGCCGGATGCGCTGGTTTCGGCGCTGGGCACCGCCGCGGACAACATTTGGGCGTTTCCGGCCGGGATTTTTTCCCGCCAGGTCGAAGTGCTGGAAATAATTATCGCGTATCCGGACGGCAAACGCGACAAGGTTAAATTAAAAGCCGAACTGTACGAAAAATTAGCAATCAAATAAAGACCTTAAAGAAAGGTTGAAAAATGAAGAAGATACTGACGGCCGCCCTGCTTGCCCTCTTTTTTGTTTGCGCCACCGCCCGGGCCGGGACATATTTTGACAATCAATACAAATTTCAAATAGCCCTGCCGGAAAACTGGACGGTGGCCGACAAGTCCAAATTTGACCAGAAGTCTTTGCTTGAATTGTACAGAAACGATTCTTCCCCCGGCGGCAAGACGCTCATATCCATAAGCGCCGCCCCCGCCCAAAGCGGGCGCCCGGATTTTTCTTTCGCCAACATGACCGAAGAAGAAAAAAGGGGTCTGTTTGCGGACAAGCTGGCTAAAATAAAAGACAAGCTCCCCGCAAATTCCACGCTCGATTCACAGGTGACGGATTCTTGGGCAACAAACAGCTTCCTTGTCGTTTCCCTGACCTGTCCGGACGAAGGCGGCGAATACAAAGCCGTTGTCGCCCTAACTTACGCCGACGGCCGGCAGTATTGCTTTTGCCTGTTCGCCGGCGCAAACGACCAGTCCGCCGCCGATGATTTTTACGCTATGCTGGGCAGCCTGAAATTACTTAAATGACCTTTTTACCGGCCGGCACGGCGGCGGCCCATCGCCGCGCCCGCCGGACGAAAGGATGGTTTCGGCCGCGTTGCGGCATTGCCTCGCGAAAAATATGATGGCACAAGCGGCCCGGCAGCCCGCTCAGGTAAAAATCGTGTCTTTGTCGGCCGCCCGGCACACCGCGTCATAAAGGATGCGCGTGCCGGCCGCTATGTCCTCCGTGGCGGCGTATTCGTCCGGATGATGGCTGACGCCGTTTTTACAAGGTACGAACAACATGCCCGTCGGATGGCCAACCGCCCAATGCATGGCATCGTGACCCGCCCCGCTGGGCATTTTCATGTACCGGCAACCGCGCTTTGCGCAAATGCCCGCCAAAAAGCCAATGACGGATTCGTTCAGGCGCACGGGCGTATCATCCGCTAAAATGTCAACGGTAAAAGGAATGTCCCTTTTGCCCGCTATCTCGCCTATCCGATCCCGCAATTTGCCGGCAAGCGTTTTTTTCGCGTCGGCGTAAATGCTCCGCAAATCAATGCCAAGCTCCGTTTCGCCCGGGATGACGTTCATGACGCAAGGAACTGTGCGAATTATTCCTACCGTGCCTACGCAGGGTGGATCCGACTCCGCCGCCAGCTTTTCCACGGCGAGGATTATCTCGGCGGCGGCGCAGAGGCCGTCATGCCTCATGCCCATAGGCGTGGCTCCCGAATGGTCGGCGTGTCCGTGCAGCAACACCCGCAGCCTGGTCGGGGCGGCTATCCCCGTTACCACGCCGATCTGCTTGCCGGCGGCCTCCAGCGCCTTGCCCTGTTCTATATGCAACTCGAAAAATACCTTTACCGAGCCGCGGTAGACGGCATCGGCAATACGGTCGGGGTCGAACCCGCGTGAGCGCAAAACGTCGTAAAGCGGCGTTTTTTCCTTGTCGCGGATATTTTTCAAGTCCTCCGCCAAAAGCAATCCGCACATGGCCTTGCTGCCAAGGGTGGCGGCGCCGAAGCGGCTGGACTCTTCCGCCATGAATACCACCATTTCTATCGGGTGGTAGTTGTCGACGCCTTGCTCGTTCATTTCCTTTATGGCTGCCAGCGCGGACAAAACGCCGACCGTGCCGTCAAAGGCGCCCCCGTTCGGCACGCTGTCCAGATGCGAGCCCATCATTACGGCGGCGGCGTTTGGATCGCTCCCGGCACGCCGTCCGATGACGTTGCCGAAATTGTCCGAGCGGACGGACAAGCCGGCCTTTTTCATTTCGTCCATGATGAACGCCCGCGCCCGCCAATCCTCGTCGCTGAAAGCAAACCTGGTAACGCCCGCGCCGGGCAGGGAAAAAGTACGCAAAATGGCAAGATTTTTTTCCATGTCGGCCGCAATCATTGTTTTTTCCCTCCCAACAATTCCGCGGCCGCCGCCGCGAGCAGTTTTACCGCCTTGTCAAGCGCCGCCTCGTCAAAATCAAAACGTGCGTCATGGTGCCCCGCGGCCAGGTCCGCCCCCACCATGATGTAGGCGGCCTCTCCGCCGCGCTTTTGTACCCGTTCCATGAAATAAGAAAAGTCCTCGCTGGCGCCAAAATCACATTCCGGGATGATCCGGTCGAATATGCCGAGCTTTTGGGCGACAGCGGCTATCCGATCCGACAATTCTTTGGTATTGCCGCCGCCGGCGGCGCCGCCCATTTCGGCAATGGCGGCCTTGACGCCGTACATTTGCGCCGCCGCGTTTATGACGCGGACGGCTTCTTTTGCCATATAATCATTTATTTTGCTGGTTGCGCCGCGGGTTTCCAACTTCAAAACCGCGTGCGCGGGCAGGACGTTGCGCCCGCTGCCGGCGTTCAGGATGCCGACGTTTACGCGGGATGCGCCTTCGCCGTGGCGCGCTATGGCGTGAAGGTTAAGCGCCGCGCAGGCGGCGGCCAAAAGGGCGTTCCTGCCCGCCTCGGGCGCCGCCCCCGCGTGCGCCGCGAGGCCGGTAAATTCGGCATCGTATTTGCTTGTCGCCAAAAAACCGCGCACATTGCAGCAAAGGGAACCGGTTGCATCGGCCTTGAAACCCAGGTGCGCCCCCAGCATGAAATCAATGTCGTCGGCAACCCCTTTTTCGACCATGGCCCTTGCGCCGCGCACCCCTTCCTCGGCCGGCTGGAAGATAAGTTTGATTGTGCCGCCCAGCTCATCCTTCAGCCCGCCCAATATCTCGGCAACCGCCAGCCCCACGGCGGTGTGCCCGTCATGTCCGCAGGCGTGCATGCAGCCGGCGTTTACGGAAGAAAACCCTTCGGCGTTTGGGCGATGCCCGTCGCCGCCTGTTTCGCCCACATCGTTGGCGTCCATGTCAAAACGCAGCCCAACCGTCGCGCCCGGTTGAGCGAAACGCATTATGCCGACGACGCCCGTCTTGCCGCCCTGCATCGTCTCCACCCAGCGGGGATTGGCGTTTTGGGAAAGCGCCCTTTTTACATGGCCGGACATAACGGCCGCGCCGGGCACGCCCATCATGGCGGAAGCCTCCACCGCAGCATCGCCGGCCAGCACGTCATAACCCAATTCTGTCAGCGTATCCGCCACCAAAGCGGCCGTGCGCAACTCCGTCCAACCACTTTCTGCATATTTATGCAGGTCGCGCCGCCGCTCAACGGTCTTTGCCCTCAGCGCGTCCGCCCGCGCCAATATTTTCCCTTCCAAGGCCGCCTGCTCCAAAAAAACACCTCCCGCCAAAACTATCGTCCCCCCTTGCGCAAACCGTGAGGCGTTCGGGTCAAAACGCCCATGTTACCAACATGATAGCATAGTTTGCCCGTAATGCGCAAGCCGCAAAAATCTGCGCGCAAAGCAATTTGTTCTTGACAAGCAAATTGCAAATATATTAATATACAAACTGTATATATTAACAAGCGTTGGCAAGCGCCAGCGGCAAATAACGCAAAAAATCGCGAGGAGGACTCAAACATGATGATCTGGTTTGGCATAGCGGCAATCATCGTTACCATCTATTTCTTGGTCAAGCGTTACGATGCGCGCATGGTGCTGATAGCTTCCGGCATAATAATGTGCCTTTCCGTAAAGGCGCCGATGGACGCGTTCAAAGCCTTCGCGACCAATATGACCAACGCCGGGCTTATCCAAGCGGTATGCTCGGTTATGGGTTTTGCCATGGTCATGAAGTACACGGAATGCGATAAACACCTGATAACCCTGATCGGCAACTTTTTGGCTAAAGTGCGTCCGCTCCTCATACCGGGCGCGGTCATCGGCACTTTTGTCATCAACGTCGCCCTGCCCAGCGCGGCCGGCACCGCCGCCGCCGTCGGCGCTATTTTTATCCCAATATTGATCGGCGCGGGCGTACATCCGGCCATGGCCGCCGCCGCCGTCAAGTCGGGCACTTACGGCAGCATGCTTAACCCCGGCCTTGTACACAATCCCATGGTCGCCAAAATCGCCGGGGTAAATGTAATGGACGTCATAGCCTTTCATTACAAAGCCAACATTGCCTCGGTGATCATCGCGGGCATTGTCATAACCTTCCTGGCGTACATCCTCAAGGAACACAAAGGGTATGAAACCGACAGTTTCAAGGTGGACAGCTCATTCAAGCCTAACTTTGTATACGCGCTTGTTCCCATCATGCCGATCGCGATACTTCTGCTTTGCACAAGGCCGGAATTTAAAAGCGTAAACATGACCGTCCCGGCGGCCATGATCATCGGCGTGCTCATCGGCCTGGCCGTTACCCGCAAAAATCCGGCGAAAATGGTCAAGGCCTTCTTTGACGGCATGGGCGGCGCCTACGCCGATATAATCGGCATCATCGTCGCGGCGGGCGTGTTTGTTTCCGGCCTGACTGCGGTAGGGCTGGTCAAGGCGTTCATAGCCGCCATGACCTCCATGCCTTCCATAGTGAAAATATGCGCCGCCGTCGGCCCTTTCCTGCTCGGCGTCATTTCCGGCTCGGGCGATGCCGCTACCGTTGCTTTTAACAACGCGGTAACCCCGCACGCCGCCGAATTTGGCCTTTCCACGCTGCAAATGGGCAGCATGGCGACTTTGGGCGGCACGCTTGGCAGGACCATGTCGCCAATCGCCGGCGCCACCATCATCTGCGCCGGCATCGCCGGAGCCAACCCTATGGACGTGGCCAAACGCACCTGCCCGGGCGTAACTTTGGCCATGCTCGTCGGCATGTTCC is a window encoding:
- a CDS encoding YbaB/EbfC family nucleoid-associated protein, encoding MFGNMGNMQAMAKKMQKMQSDMAKMQEEIKSREFETAVGGGAVCVTASGGKELLKVKIDPSALNEGDAEMLEDMIIAAVNETHRKIDETLEREISKITGGMKLPGLL
- the recR gene encoding recombination mediator RecR; its protein translation is MRMIKSLSRLYEQLRKLPGVGSKTALRLAYHIMDMSGDEVAELARALVEAKKETRFCARCFNLSDEELCEICRRPERDGRTICVVEQPQDVAALERGGKYGGVYHVLRGVLSPMDGVSPEQLKLRELIGRINDGDVREVIVATNSDIEGDATAVYIAKLLKPLGVEVTRIAHGLPAGGDLEYADGLTLSLALENRRKM
- a CDS encoding pro-sigmaK processing inhibitor BofA family protein produces the protein MIFLSELAVLLLALAALFVVVKIFSLPLRFIYNGLMGAALLWLLNIFGAVFGLSIGITAVNSLVAGFFGVPGIIFLLVYKYIF
- a CDS encoding cold-shock protein, with protein sequence MRGKVKWFSSEKGYGFIQRDDGGDVFVHFSAIRSEGFKTLTDGQEVEFEVVDGDRGPQAANVFVC
- a CDS encoding CarD family transcriptional regulator, which gives rise to MLAIGDKVVYPMHGAGIVEAIEEREVHGENRSYFVLCMLFGDMKVMIPVNGSDNAGVRPVIDQSELGKVRTVLVDTSAEEQRHANWNRRFNMYLKKLKSGNIFEVADVVRLLVNQEKCKKLSTGERRLLNTAKQILLSELMLSFSCDLEKADMWLREQF
- a CDS encoding tetratricopeptide repeat protein, translating into MFRKILPMLLCFVLFCGGSALAEQDLEGRGADEWLAASERQIHLERYANAISCATNAIIINPKLDRAFFLRGVSYTHLGVYHQAIREFAEAIRLNPSNGQYYAWRAEALVESRIYDEAIADLDKAVSMNPNLAVVYQKRGYVYLLTEKHAEAIADFDRALSLNAKDYWSYYQRAGSCYALGRKQEALNNYRSFLECAPDYLKQSYRDFAQARIKELEGN
- a CDS encoding exonuclease, whose product is MLSCGDCRRPDTLVAFDVETATEKYASACALSVAVINAGGTVEERKYWLIRPPFNSYSAYNIRIHGITPRATWNLPVFGELWENMRPYFERRDIVAHHAVFDVNVLAACLEAANLPPPECSVYCSCIAARRALSHLKSHKLPAVCQELKIPLPRHHDAACDALACALIAHRLRGRGLLRMSWEEAKSHSFYRREFNKKNGWKF
- a CDS encoding ankyrin repeat domain-containing protein; its protein translation is MAGNFSKRKDGRKILMAKGIMPKIISVLVCAVFWLAKPAFADKQLDGEFFYAVSQGDTAKVETMLAQGADPNAHSGVSGFSALMAACLFSDDALARILVKAGADVNQRTLQGESALYYAIVRNNTEMALMLLENGAQTQIKTIAGDTLYQAARRHNNARLMTALGCAEKNSRLENYPPLANRTSLSLLNEKDEENARNEALLLEAADSAYKLLVYPLGFNYVQNLLNEIALNKTAAPKTLLVTPYSLLRYTFAYAQRSGRPAGRDAIRQIRENKEIAWLWVEPGERHPHIERVTLKAGKNEYQPLSRTFYTPDALVSALGTAADNIWAFPAGIFSRQVEVLEIIIAYPDGKRDKVKLKAELYEKLAIK
- a CDS encoding Zn-dependent hydrolase, with the translated sequence MIAADMEKNLAILRTFSLPGAGVTRFAFSDEDWRARAFIMDEMKKAGLSVRSDNFGNVIGRRAGSDPNAAAVMMGSHLDSVPNGGAFDGTVGVLSALAAIKEMNEQGVDNYHPIEMVVFMAEESSRFGAATLGSKAMCGLLLAEDLKNIRDKEKTPLYDVLRSRGFDPDRIADAVYRGSVKVFFELHIEQGKALEAAGKQIGVVTGIAAPTRLRVLLHGHADHSGATPMGMRHDGLCAAAEIILAVEKLAAESDPPCVGTVGIIRTVPCVMNVIPGETELGIDLRSIYADAKKTLAGKLRDRIGEIAGKRDIPFTVDILADDTPVRLNESVIGFLAGICAKRGCRYMKMPSGAGHDAMHWAVGHPTGMLFVPCKNGVSHHPDEYAATEDIAAGTRILYDAVCRAADKDTIFT
- a CDS encoding amidohydrolase, yielding MEQAALEGKILARADALRAKTVERRRDLHKYAESGWTELRTAALVADTLTELGYDVLAGDAAVEASAMMGVPGAAVMSGHVKRALSQNANPRWVETMQGGKTGVVGIMRFAQPGATVGLRFDMDANDVGETGGDGHRPNAEGFSSVNAGCMHACGHDGHTAVGLAVAEILGGLKDELGGTIKLIFQPAEEGVRGARAMVEKGVADDIDFMLGAHLGFKADATGSLCCNVRGFLATSKYDAEFTGLAAHAGAAPEAGRNALLAAACAALNLHAIARHGEGASRVNVGILNAGSGRNVLPAHAVLKLETRGATSKINDYMAKEAVRVINAAAQMYGVKAAIAEMGGAAGGGNTKELSDRIAAVAQKLGIFDRIIPECDFGASEDFSYFMERVQKRGGEAAYIMVGADLAAGHHDARFDFDEAALDKAVKLLAAAAAELLGGKKQ
- the dcuC gene encoding C4-dicarboxylate transporter DcuC codes for the protein MMIWFGIAAIIVTIYFLVKRYDARMVLIASGIIMCLSVKAPMDAFKAFATNMTNAGLIQAVCSVMGFAMVMKYTECDKHLITLIGNFLAKVRPLLIPGAVIGTFVINVALPSAAGTAAAVGAIFIPILIGAGVHPAMAAAAVKSGTYGSMLNPGLVHNPMVAKIAGVNVMDVIAFHYKANIASVIIAGIVITFLAYILKEHKGYETDSFKVDSSFKPNFVYALVPIMPIAILLLCTRPEFKSVNMTVPAAMIIGVLIGLAVTRKNPAKMVKAFFDGMGGAYADIIGIIVAAGVFVSGLTAVGLVKAFIAAMTSMPSIVKICAAVGPFLLGVISGSGDAATVAFNNAVTPHAAEFGLSTLQMGSMATLGGTLGRTMSPIAGATIICAGIAGANPMDVAKRTCPGVTLAMLVGMFLLMF